In one Silene latifolia isolate original U9 population chromosome 10, ASM4854445v1, whole genome shotgun sequence genomic region, the following are encoded:
- the LOC141604863 gene encoding phosphatidylinositol 4-phosphate 5-kinase 1-like — MSETSEKETSSKNPLNKFRSRVTPTTTQYDTVSLVKHIPNVKGKYLWFDGCMYDTVLGKGVLGRVNAGRFDKGLGDEEVSVSVSGSGSVSVLNNGNGKGIGKTVCKGDKNYDLIVSLQLGIRYSLGKYSSTSRELKSNDFDPMQKFWTKFPPQGSKLTPTHKATEFRWKDYCPWVFRNLRDLFRVDPAEYMLAICGNDALRELSSPGKSGSFFYLTQDDKFMIKTVKKSEVKVLLRMLPSYYQHVCQYENSLVTKFYGVHCVKPVGGPKTRFIVMGNLFCSEHRIHRRFDLKGSRHGRTIEKADCEIDESTTLKDLDLDFVFRLQKNYHQELIKQVERDCEFLEAERIMDYSLLIGIHFRNNTTGDKMGLSSFALHGEKDSLRNEKYLCGQPLLVESKLQDMDFALDGRESTIRLGTNMPARAERLARRSDFDQYIAGGFENSIPSGNSEIYEVVLFYGIIDILQDYDMSKRLEHAYKSLQVDPTSISAVDPKSYSRRFREFMGRIFVEDK; from the exons ATGTCAGAAACGTCGGAAAAAGAAACGTCGTCTAAAAACCCATTAAACAAATTCCGTTCTAGAGTAACACCAACCACAACCCAATACGACACCGTTTCACTAGTAAAACACATACCAAACGTCAAGGGAAAGTATTTATGGTTTGACGGGTGTATGTACGACACCGTTTTGGGGAAGGGTGTGTTGGGTAGAGTCAATGCTGGACGGTTTGATAAAGGGTTGGGTGATGAAGAGGTTTCGGTTTCGGTTTCGGGTTCCGGTTCGGTTTCGGTTTTAAATAACGGTAACGGGAAAGGGATTGGGAAGACCGTTTGTAAAGGGGATAAGAATTATGATTTGATTGTTAGTCTTCAACTTGGTATCAG ATATTCACTAGGGAAGTATAGTTCAACATCAAGGGAACTGAAATCCAATGATTTTGATCCAATGCAAAAATTCTGGACCAAATTTCCACCTCAGGGATCAAAGTTAACACCAACACATAAAGCCACCGAGTTTCGGTGGAAAGATTATTGTCCTTGGGTATTTAG GAATTTGAGGGATTTATTTCGAGTAGATCCTGCAGAATATATGTTGGCAATTTGTGGGAATGATGCACTTCGCGAGCTATCTTCACCCGGGAAGAGTGGAAGTTTCTTCTACCTTACTCAAGATGATAAATTCATGATCAAAACCGTGAAGAAATCCGAAGTCAAG GTTCTTCTAAGGATGCTTCCAAGTTACTACCAACATGTTTGTCAGTACGAAAACTCCCTCGTGACTAAGTTTTATGGCGTGCATTGTGTAAAACCCGTTGGTGGACCGAAG ACACGATTCATTGTCATGGGGAACTTGTTTTGCTCCGAGCACCGTATCCATAGGCGGTTTGACTTGAAAGGATCACGACATGGTCGAACAATAGAGAAGGCGGACTGTGAGATTGATGAAAGTACTACCCTTAAGGATCTTGATCTCGATTTTGTTTTCCGGCTCCAGAAGAACTACCACCAGGAATTGATCAA GCAAGTTGAACGGGATTGTGAGTTCCTTGAAGCAGAGAGGATAATGGATTATAGTCTTTTGATCGGCATTCATTTCCGAAATAACACGACTGGGGATAAGATGGGGCTTTCGTCATTTGCTCTGCATG GCGAAAAAGATTCACTACGAAATGAGAAATACTTATGTGGGCAGCCGCTTCTTGTCGAATCAAAATTACAAGATATGGATTTTGCTCTCGACGGGAG GGAATCAACGATTAGATTAGGGACGAACATGCCGGCTAGAGCCGAGCGGCTAGCCAGGAGAAGCGATTTTGATCAGTACATTGCTGGCGGCTTTGAAAATTCGATACCCTCGGGAAACAGTGAGATCTATGAAGTAGTACTATTTTACGGAATCATTGACATTCTACAAGATTACGATATGAGCAAGAGGCTAGAGCATGCCTACAAGTCTCTACAAGTTGATCCCACGTCTATCAGCGCAGTTGACCCCAAGTCATATTCAAGGAGATTCCGAGAATTCATGGGTAGAATTTTTGTGGAGGACAAATAA